One window of the Eucalyptus grandis isolate ANBG69807.140 chromosome 8, ASM1654582v1, whole genome shotgun sequence genome contains the following:
- the LOC104441188 gene encoding putative cyclic nucleotide-gated ion channel 15, which produces MLKNYELIQNHHESYLFLQRGTIVEKLRKETLKDWSHFQELFFLCVKVHLFDQMDERTLDVICERLKPALCTEGTFLVREGDPVNEMLFIIRGHLDSYTINGGRIGFFNSCRIGLGDFSGKELLTWALDPSPSIILPSSICSVKTLFEVEAFALRADDLKFVASLGQTCRCDEVEQQ; this is translated from the exons ATGCTGAAGAATTATGAGCTCATCCAAAATCACCATGAGAGCTATCTCTTTTTACAGAGAGGGACTATAGTTGAGAAACTTAGAAAGGAAACACTAAAGGACTGGAGCCACTTTCAAGAACTTTTTTTTCTGTGTGTGAAG GTACATCTGTTTGATCAGATGGATGAAAGGACACTCGATGTGATTTGTGAAAGGCTCAAACCTGCCTTGTGCACTGAAGGAACGTTCTTAGTTCGTGAAGGTGACCCGGTCAATGagatgctcttcatcatccgaGGCCACCTCGACTCTTACACTATCAATGGGGGCCGCATCGGGTTCTTCAACTCGTGCCGCATCGGTCTGGGAGATTTCTCTGGTAAAGAACTACTTACATGGGCCCTGGACCCAAGCCCCAGCATTATCTTACCATCATCGATCTGCTCGGTCAAAACCCTCTTCGAAGTGGAGGCTTTTGCGCTAAGGGCAGATGACTTGAAATTTGTGGCGTCGCTCGGTCAAACATGTCgatgtgatgaagttgaacaacaatga
- the LOC104457098 gene encoding cell number regulator 2 produces the protein MYPSTYDGGAKYASHGFPGPMNISSCPPPYGTTAARGTAAQWSTGLCHCCDDPANCLITAFCPCVTFGQIAEIVSRGSVSCAASGFAYAVLALTGLPCLYSCFYRSRMRGQYVLEEAPVADCLVHFCCEPCSLCQEYRELKNRGFDMGIGWEANMDRQQRGMVNAPTVIVGMDR, from the exons ATGTATCCTTCAACTTATGATGGTGGTGCAAAATATGCCAGCCATGGGTTTCCAGGTCCAATGAACATCTCCTCCTGCCCACCTCCGTACGGCACAACTGCCGCTCGTGGGACGGCCGCGCAGTGGTCGACAGGCCTTTGCCACTGCTGCGATGACCCTGCTAATTGCCTGATTACCGCCTTCTGCCCTTGCGTGACGTTCGGACAAATTGCCGAGATTGTGAGCAGGGGTTCCGTTT CTTGTGCAGCGAGTGGGTTCGCGTACGCAGTGTTGGCTCTGACGGGCTTGCCGTGCCTGTATTCATGCTTTTACCGGTCAAGAATGAGAGGGCAGTATGTCTTGGAGGAGGCACCCGTCGCCGATTGCTTGGTTCACTTCTGCTGTGAGCCCTGTTCGCTTTGCCAAGAGTATCGAGAGCTCAAGAATCGTGGTTTCGACATGGGCATCG GTTGGGAAGCAAACATGGACCGGCAGCAAAGGGGGATGGTAAATGCTCCCACTGTTATCGTAGGCATGGATCGGTGA